Below is a genomic region from Parageobacillus toebii NBRC 107807.
GTTCCAAACTGCACAAGACGGCGAATGTCTTTATAAAATGCGACTTGCTGCTTGACAATGGCTTTTTCTTCTTCGCTTAACTTTGTCAAATCCAGTTCATAGCCAAAGTTTCCCGACATCGCCACATGCCCGCGCATTTCCAGCGAGGTGATGCGATGAACTTGATGATTCGGAACAGCTGACACATGAGCGCCCATAGCGCTAATCGGATAAACGAGACTTGTACCGTATTGGATTTTCAAACGCGAAACAGCGTCGGTATTATCACTCGTCCATGTTTGCGGCATGTAATATAGCATCCCCGGGTCAAACCGTCCTCCACCGCCGGAACAACTTTCAAATAAGATATGCGGAAAACGTGAAGTGATTTCCTCCATCACCCGATATAACCCTAACATGTAACGGTGCACCGTTTCGCGCTGCCGTTCCGGAGGCAGGGCGGCAGAACCGATTTCCGTCATATGGCGGTTCATATCCCACTTCACATACGAAATCGGAGCGCTTGCCAACACATCGGACACAACTTGAATAATGTAATCGCACACTTCCTTGCGGGAATAGTCCAACACAAGCTGATTTCTCCCTTCGGAACGCGGACGATTCGGCACATGAAGGCACCAGTCCGGATGATTCCGATACAGCTCGCTGTCCACTGAAACCATTTCCGGTTCCATCCATAGACCAAACTGCATGCCCATTTGGTTAATGTTTTTTGCCAGCCCTTCTAGTCCATTTGGCAGCTTCTGTTTATTGACGAACCAATCTCCTAACGAACTGCGGTCATTATCGCGTTTGCCAAACCAACCGTCATCTAACACAAATAGCTCAATTCCTAATTCTGCCGCTGTTTTCGCAAGGCGCAAAATTTTTTCTTCATTAAAATCAAAATACGTCGCTTCCCAGTTATTAATAAGAATTAGTCTCTCGCGATCCCGATATACTCCGCGCGCCAAACGAGTTCGATATAGCTGATGGTATGTTTGCGACATCCCGTTTAGCCCTTTATCTGAGTACACCATGACAACTTCAGGTGTTTGAAACGACTCGCCTGGTTCTAACAGCCACGTAAAATCAAACGGATTAATTCCCATGGATACACGCGCCGTGCGAAACTGGTCGACTTCTATTTGCGCAAGAAAATTGCCGCTGTACACGAGGCTAAAACCGTATACTTCCCCATAATCTTCGTTTGCTCCTTTTTGAAGCAAAGCGATAAATGGATTATGTTGATGACTGCTGGCGCCGCGGCGACTTTCTACTGATTGTGTTCCAGACACAAGCGGCCGTCTTTCCACCGCCCGTTCCCTTGCCCACGCTCCCGGCAAATGCAACCATTCGTAGTCAGCATGAGGAAAATCTACGTTCATGCTTAGCGCCCGCAACAGTTTAATACACTCAGAACCATTATTATCAAAACGAACAGAACGCGTAATCACATTCCATTTTTCATATACGGTATAAAGCAGCGTAACATGCAAACCAATAAGCTGGTCTTCCAAGAGAATTTCCAACGTTTCGGCTTCATTTTCGTTTTCTACATAGGTGGCCGGTAGCCCTTCTAGCTTCGGTTTTCCTTTATAAATCCAATGCGTTTTGTAACGCAACTCCGAAATCATCGACCCGTTTTCCAATTGCACTTGATATGCCGGTGTGCGAAAATCGGTATTGCCGTACGTTGGGTATTCCTGCGGCAATGTATCCAATGAGAACGTGCGATCAGACGGGTCGGGATTTGGGGAAAACGGGCGGTCCAAAAACTTAAGCTTTCTCGATCCATTCACATTTCTAATCTTTTTTCCCCAGTAAAGATGGGCTAAATATCCTGATCGAACAATCTGCATCACATAGCTTGTATCGTTCGCTTGTAGGTGAAAGGTTTTTGTTGCATGATTGTATACAATCCCCATCTCCATTCTCCTTCTCCATTTGTTTTTATTTAAGAAATACACTTATTACCCTTTTACAGCACCAGACGACAATCCACTAATAAAGTACTTTTGCAAGAACAAGTACAAAATAATGATCGGCAATGAGCTGAGTAGTGACCCTGCAGCAACCCACCCAACATTGTTTACATATTGCGAGAAGAAAGAAGATAAAGCTACAGTAAGTGTATGTGATTCAGAACTTTGTAAGAAAAATACAGAAAATTGATAGTCATTCCATACATTCACACCCGTTAAAATTATCACAGTTACAGTAACAGGTTTTAGTAAAGGCATAATGATGCGAAAAAACAATGAAAATCTGCTCATACCATCGATCATAGCTGCCTCGTCTAATTCTCTTGGAATCGTATTGATAAACCCTGTAAATAGAAAAATCGTAATTGGCAAGTTAAACGTAACATGCAATAAAATAATCGCCCACGGTTGGTTTAAGCCACCAATATCTACAATAAACTTATAAAGAGGAACGAGAATAGTAAGCGGCGGGACAATCATCGCTGAGATAAAAAACAAGAACATAAATCTATTTAAGCGGGTTTTAAACCTTGCTAGTGGGTAAGAAGCACATGCACCTAAAAACACCACTAAAAAAACGGAGATTACCGTAATCACAATGTTATTGTAAAAAGCTTGATCAAGATTTGCTTCCTTCCATGCATTGGTAAAATTATCGAAATACAATGTATCTGGTGGAAGCCATTTTGAACTTAAATCATCAACTGGTTTAAAGGAGACCGTTATCAATAGATAAAAAGGAATCAGGTGGATGATACTAATCAGAATCGTTATAAGGAGCAATACTTTTTTGCTTTTTTTCATCCGGCGATCTCCTTTCTTCTTAAATAAATTAGTGCCGTAATACTAATGACCGAAATCAGCACAAACATCAAATTGCCAAGTGTGGCAGCATAACCCGCGTCCATACTTGCAAAATAATATTTATACATGACTGTCGACAACGACTGGGACGCGTATCCTGGACCACCTTTTGTCAGTGAAACAATCACATCAAAAAGCTTTAAACCTCCAATTAAATTTAACACAACGTTAATAGTAATCGATGGCATTAGCATTGGAAGAGTCACATGCTTAAACTGCTGCCATGACGAAGCACCATCAATTTGTGCTGCCTCATAAAAATCTCTTGAAATCGTTTGTAATCCTGCTAAATAAATAACCATTGCAATACCTAAATATTGATACGTATTGACAAACATAATAATCCAAACATTCCATTGTGGATCTGCTAATATATTTAATGGCTTATCATGAAATAAAAGGATGATATCATTTAATGCTCCCCCATCATACTGAAAAAAGAAATACCAAATATATCCCATAATGAGTGGGCTGATAATCACTGGTAAATAAATTATAGTGCGTGTAATTCCTCTTGTTTTGATTTCTCTATTAAGCAAAAGAGCATATGCTAATCCTATTACATTTTGAAATAATGTACTTCCGATTCCATAAATAAGCGTGTTTTTTATAATAGTTCCAATATTAGGATCATGTAACATTCGTTTATAGTTATCCAACCCAATCCAATCATACGTTTGTGAAAAGCCATCCCAGTTGGTGAAAG
It encodes:
- a CDS encoding alpha-galactosidase — protein: MGIVYNHATKTFHLQANDTSYVMQIVRSGYLAHLYWGKKIRNVNGSRKLKFLDRPFSPNPDPSDRTFSLDTLPQEYPTYGNTDFRTPAYQVQLENGSMISELRYKTHWIYKGKPKLEGLPATYVENENEAETLEILLEDQLIGLHVTLLYTVYEKWNVITRSVRFDNNGSECIKLLRALSMNVDFPHADYEWLHLPGAWARERAVERRPLVSGTQSVESRRGASSHQHNPFIALLQKGANEDYGEVYGFSLVYSGNFLAQIEVDQFRTARVSMGINPFDFTWLLEPGESFQTPEVVMVYSDKGLNGMSQTYHQLYRTRLARGVYRDRERLILINNWEATYFDFNEEKILRLAKTAAELGIELFVLDDGWFGKRDNDRSSLGDWFVNKQKLPNGLEGLAKNINQMGMQFGLWMEPEMVSVDSELYRNHPDWCLHVPNRPRSEGRNQLVLDYSRKEVCDYIIQVVSDVLASAPISYVKWDMNRHMTEIGSAALPPERQRETVHRYMLGLYRVMEEITSRFPHILFESCSGGGGRFDPGMLYYMPQTWTSDNTDAVSRLKIQYGTSLVYPISAMGAHVSAVPNHQVHRITSLEMRGHVAMSGNFGYELDLTKLSEEEKAIVKQQVAFYKDIRRLVQFGTFYRILSPFEGNETAWMFVAEDKSEAFVAYFRVLAEANAPLSFLRLKGLDPNKDYEITGSGEVYGGDELMYVGLNVPERRGDFISVIWHLKESH
- a CDS encoding carbohydrate ABC transporter permease, coding for MKKSKKVLLLITILISIIHLIPFYLLITVSFKPVDDLSSKWLPPDTLYFDNFTNAWKEANLDQAFYNNIVITVISVFLVVFLGACASYPLARFKTRLNRFMFLFFISAMIVPPLTILVPLYKFIVDIGGLNQPWAIILLHVTFNLPITIFLFTGFINTIPRELDEAAMIDGMSRFSLFFRIIMPLLKPVTVTVIILTGVNVWNDYQFSVFFLQSSESHTLTVALSSFFSQYVNNVGWVAAGSLLSSLPIIILYLFLQKYFISGLSSGAVKG
- a CDS encoding carbohydrate ABC transporter permease, encoding MKTEARAQISFAKKSLRMKKISSPIWLNIMYLPALLLFIMFIFYPFLRGLQISFTNWDGFSQTYDWIGLDNYKRMLHDPNIGTIIKNTLIYGIGSTLFQNVIGLAYALLLNREIKTRGITRTIIYLPVIISPLIMGYIWYFFFQYDGGALNDIILLFHDKPLNILADPQWNVWIIMFVNTYQYLGIAMVIYLAGLQTISRDFYEAAQIDGASSWQQFKHVTLPMLMPSITINVVLNLIGGLKLFDVIVSLTKGGPGYASQSLSTVMYKYYFASMDAGYAATLGNLMFVLISVISITALIYLRRKEIAG